TCATGAACGATTTCGCCGCCCAGCACAACGGAATCGCCCCGGTGGTGGTAATTCCCGACGTGCTTGGTTCCCAGCTGGCCAACCCGATCTGTGCCGACAGCAGCTTGGGCAACGTCGACACCTACCTGGCCAAGGACCTCCCGGCGGCGATCGCCAGCCAATTGGACGTCGACCAAGACCACCGGCACTGGGTGGTCGGCGGCTTCTCCTACGGCGGGACCTGCGCCCTGCAGATGGCTACTAATCATCCCGATGTGTACCCCCACTTCGTCAATATCAGCGGCGAGAAGGAGCCGACCCTGGGCTCGGGCGACACTGCGCGCAAGACCACGGTCGATGCCGCATTTGGCGGCGACGAGGCCAAGTTTGTCGCGATCAATCCGGCCGACCTGATGCAGAAGCACTCCTTTCCGGATTCGTCGGGCTGGTTCATCTGGGGTCAGGCTGATCCGGACACCAAGCTCCAGCAGATTCGCAACGACCAACTGGCCACGACGGCCGGGATGAACGTCCAGATCTGGGAGGTCCCGGAGACCGGTCACGATTGGGGTACCGCGGCTTCCGGGTTGGCCCACGTCATGCCCTGGATGGCCACCACCATGGGCCTGACCGGCTGATGACCTCGCCCGTAACCACCGTGGTGGTCATCACCCACCGCGCGGCGGAGTTCATCGCCGACGCACTGCGTGGCCTGCAGGCCCAGACCGTCGCCCACCACCTAGTGATCATCGACAATGATTCCACCGACGGCACCGCCGATGTGCTCGCCGACCTGGCGCCGCCGGGAAGCGTGCATCGGATGACCGAGAACCTGGGCTTCGCCGGCGGGGTGGCGGCCGCAATCCCCCTGGTCACGACCCGCTTCATGGCTCTGCTCAACGACGACGCCGTGCCCGACCCGGACTGGCTCGAGCAGCTGCTGCTGGCTGCCGAGGACGACGACCGGGCGGCCGCCTGGACCTGCCTGATGGTGCTCGCCGACGACCCGGCCGCGGTCAACAATCTCGGCACCGAACTGAACGATGCTTGGTACGGCGTGGACGTGGCGGCCGGAGAGCCGGTCGCGTCGGTGCCCGATCGGATCGGCGACGTCTTCGGATTCTGCGGTGGCGCCGCGCTCCTGCGCACCGACGCGGTCCGGGCCGTTGGCGGCTTTCCCGCCGAGTTCTTCCTCTATTACGAGGACCTGGACACCTCATGGCGGCTGCGCCGGGCAGGCTGGGCGATCCGCTCGGTTCCCCGGTCGCGGGTCGTCCATCGGCATGCGGCCACCACAGACCGGCGGTCCGAGTTGTTCCACTACTACAACGAGCGCAACCGCCTGCTGACCCTCGCCCGCTGCGCCCCGCTGCGAGTCGCAGCGGGCCAGGCCGCCCGATTCCTGCTCACGACGGCGTCGCTGGCCGCGCAACGGCTGGCCGGCCGGCCGGTACGGGACGTGCCCAACTTCCAGCTGGCACTGCGGCGACGCGTCGTGATCGACGCGGCGCGCATGGCGCCGCGTCAGCTCGCCCGTCGCCGGCCCGCGATCGGTGGTTGACGTGGACCTGCTGGTTGTCGGAGCAGGATTGTTCGGCCTGACCGTCGCGCAACGGTGCGCGTCCGAACTCGGCCTGCGGGTGACGGTCATCGACAGCCGCCCGCATCCGGGCGGGAACGCCTGGTCCACGCGAGACCCCGAAACAGGTATCGAGGTGCACCGCTACGGGTCGCATCTGTTCCATACGTCCAACGACCGGGTGTGGACATACGTGAACCGGTTCACCGGATTCACCGACTACCGGCACCGCGTCTACACGGTCCACCGTGGCGAGGTGTTCCCGATGCCGATCAACCTGGGCACCATCAATCAGTTCTTCCGCTCCGCCTACGGTCCCGATCAGGCCCGGGCGTTGATCGCGGCGCAGGCCGCCGATGAGGCGCAGGCAACCGGCGGCACCCCGGACGAGTCACTGGAAAGCCGCGCGGTGTCCTTAATCGGACGCCCGCTGTACGAGGCCTTCATCCGCGGCTACACCGCCAAGCAGTGGCAGACCGACCCGGCACACCTGCCGGCATCGGTGATCTCACGGCTACCGGTCCGCTACAACTATGACAACCGGTACTTCGGCGACACCCACCAAGGGCTACCGGTCGACGGGTATGGGGCTTGGATCGAGCGGATGATCGACCACCCCTCGATCGACCTCCGATTGGATACCGACTTCTTCGCCGACGGTCCCTTCGGGCGGGCGGCAACACGTGGTCGGGTGCCGATCGTCTACACCGGGCCGATCGATCGCTACTTCGACCACGCCGCGGGCCGGCTCGGATGGCGAACCCTGGACTTCGAGACAACCATCGAGCCGGTCGGCGATTTCCAGGGCTGCTCGGTCATGAACTATGCCGACGCGGACGTGCCGTACACCCGCATCCACGAGTTCCGCCATCTACACCCCGAACGGCAGCATTCGCCGGATGCGACGGTGGTCGCCCGGGAGTACTCCCGGTTCGCCACCGATTCCGACGAACCGTACTACCCGGTCAACTCACCGGCCGATCGTGATCGGCTGCTGCGCTACCGCGCGCTGGCCACCGCCGAACCGCAGGTGAAGTTCGGTGGACGGCTGGGCACCTACCGGTACCTGGACATGCACATGGCCATCGCGTCTGCCTTCACGCTGGTCGACACTGAGCTGGTGCCCAAGTTCTACCCCGGAAGGCGGATGATCGCCGTCAACCGGAACGGCGGGACAGGCTGACGGTGAAACTGACCATGATCAGTTCCAGCCCGCCGAGCACCAGCACCATTCCCAGAATCGGCAGCCGCATGGTGGACATCGGGTCGAGCGCCCCGAATCCGTGCGAGCCCCACACCAGCAGTGCAACCACGAAGGCCACCACCCCCAGGGTCAGCAACACGCCGCCGACGACCACGCCGCGATCGAGGGTGACGCGCTCAAGCATCCGCTCCAGGCGGTCGTTGGGCGGCAGCAGGCCTAGGCGCGCCGCATAGGACCGCGTCACGACGGCCAACCCAAGCAACTGCAGCCCGGCGATCACCCCGGTCGCGCAGGCCAACATGGTCTGCACACTGAACACCACGTTGCCGACCTGCTTCGGACCCAAGGCCAGGGCCAGCAAGCCCAGGCCCCCGACCGAAAACAGCACGAGGGCCGGATAGAGCATCAGCCACCGCGGCGTGAGGGCCAACAGAAAACTCAGATGCCGCCAGCCATCACGCCAGGTTCGCAGGTGGGGCGAGCCGCTGCGCCCGTCCGGGCGCAGCGTGGTCGGCACCTCTTCGATCCGCAAACCCGCCAGGGAGGACCGGACGACCATCTCGCTGGCGAACTCCATCCCAGGCGTGCGCATTCCCAGGGCGCTGACCTTGTCCCGGTCAAAGGCCCTGATCCCGCAGTGGAAGTCACCGACCGGGACGCCGAAGAACAGGCGGCCCAGCTTGGACAGCACCGGATTGCCGACGTAACGGTGCAGCGCGGGCATGGCTCCGCGCTCGATCCCACCGGCGAAGCGGTTGCCCATGACCAAGTCGGCGCCGCCGCGCAACGCCGCGACGAACGGCTCGATGTCGTCCAGAGCGTAGCTGTCGTCGGCGTCGGCCATCAGGACCCAGCGACCCCGGGCCGCCTGGATCCCCCCGGCGAGGGCCGCGCCGTACCCGCGGGCCCGAACCGCGACCACCCGGGCCCCTTCGCGCTCGGCGATCTGCGGCGATCCGTCGTCGGAACCGTTGTCCGCGATCACCACCTCCCCATCAATGCCGAGTCGCTCCATGGAGTCCCGCGCCTTGCGGATACACGTGGCCAGCGTCTCGGACTCGTTGAGACACGGCAGCAAGACAGTCAGCTCGCAGGCCGGTGCGACGGTCGCCACCGGCGCGCACTCCGGTGGTCTCCTCGAGCCGGCGAGCGCCCGGTCGGGCAGCGGGTCAGCGGCACTCGGATCGTTGAGGTCAGCCATGCCGGTCACGCTATGTCCAGCAGCCGCGGCAACCAAGCCTGGGCGGTCACGGCCCGCCGTCCGCCCCGACCATCCCGTGGTCTGCAGCTCGCGCGTCGTCCAGGTGGTGAACCATCGGCGGACACCCGATCCCACGGCCGCGCCGCCGGATGCGTGACGGCCGGCATTGCTGCTTCGGGTCGCCCTCGCGCCGTCGCCACCGCTGGCCCGTCTACCCGTTGCCCGAGGTTCCCGCGATAGGCTCATTCGGCCACAGCGCCGAAAGGGCGCCAAAAAGGGCGCCAAAAAAGGGGAGGACTCATGGCCCATGTCGTCGTCACCGGGGCAGGTGGCTATCTCGGCCCGCACGTCGTGTCTGCTGTCTTGGATCGCGGCCACGCCGTCACCGCCGTGGTCCGACCGGGCTCCACGATCCGTCTGGACGATCGCGCCGAGGTGCTGGAGGCGGATGTGCTGCGCGACGGGATCGATATCCCGTCGCGGGGGTCCGCGGGCCCAGTCACAGTCGTTCACCTGGCGTGGAGGGATGGATTCCACCACAACTCACCCGCGCACATGGCCGAATTGTCGGCGCACTACCAGTTGCTGACCGAGCTTCCGAACCGCGGCGTTGCCCGGATCATCGCATTGGGCACGATGCACGAGGTCGGATACTGGGAAGGGGCGATCGACGCGGACACGCCGACGCAGCCGCTCTCCCAGTACGGCGTGGCCAAGGACGCGCTGCGCCGATCGTTGGAGTTGGCCCTACCCGACTCGGTCGGACTCGTCTGGGCGAGGGCGTTCTACATCTATGGTGACGACCGGCGCAACCGGTCGATCTTCGCCCGCCTGCTGCAGGCGGTCGACGAGGGGCAAACCTCGCTTCCCTTCACTTCGGGTAAGAACCGGTACGACTTCATCAGAGTCGAGGAGCTGGGTCGGCAGTTGGCGGCCCTGGTCGACGCCGAGGACGTGACCGGGACGCTCAACTGCTGCACCGGTCGACCGGTGTCGCTGGCCGACAAGGTGATGGAGTTCATCCGGGAGAACGATCTCCCGATCAGCCTAGATTATGGTGCGTTTCCCGACAGACCGTACGACTCCCCCGGGATCTGGGGAGACGCATCACGCATCCTCGATGTCGTAGCCAGAGACAAGGTCGCGACCAGCTGAACTTGGGGCACCGTGAGGTTGCTCCCGTCAGATGGTGCCGTCCTTCATGGCTTGTTCGATCCATGGAATGACCTCGTCGAGCATGTCCTCAAGCGTCGTTTCCGCCTGAAAACCCAAGATATCGCGGGCCTTGTCGGTAGCCGGAACCCGACGCTGCACGTCGTACTCGAAGGCCGGATCGTGGACCAGGTTCATGAACACCTCCGGGCCCTTGAT
This genomic window from Nakamurella multipartita DSM 44233 contains:
- a CDS encoding NAD-dependent epimerase/dehydratase family protein; the protein is MAHVVVTGAGGYLGPHVVSAVLDRGHAVTAVVRPGSTIRLDDRAEVLEADVLRDGIDIPSRGSAGPVTVVHLAWRDGFHHNSPAHMAELSAHYQLLTELPNRGVARIIALGTMHEVGYWEGAIDADTPTQPLSQYGVAKDALRRSLELALPDSVGLVWARAFYIYGDDRRNRSIFARLLQAVDEGQTSLPFTSGKNRYDFIRVEELGRQLAALVDAEDVTGTLNCCTGRPVSLADKVMEFIRENDLPISLDYGAFPDRPYDSPGIWGDASRILDVVARDKVATS
- a CDS encoding glycosyltransferase family 2 protein, which produces MADLNDPSAADPLPDRALAGSRRPPECAPVATVAPACELTVLLPCLNESETLATCIRKARDSMERLGIDGEVVIADNGSDDGSPQIAEREGARVVAVRARGYGAALAGGIQAARGRWVLMADADDSYALDDIEPFVAALRGGADLVMGNRFAGGIERGAMPALHRYVGNPVLSKLGRLFFGVPVGDFHCGIRAFDRDKVSALGMRTPGMEFASEMVVRSSLAGLRIEEVPTTLRPDGRSGSPHLRTWRDGWRHLSFLLALTPRWLMLYPALVLFSVGGLGLLALALGPKQVGNVVFSVQTMLACATGVIAGLQLLGLAVVTRSYAARLGLLPPNDRLERMLERVTLDRGVVVGGVLLTLGVVAFVVALLVWGSHGFGALDPMSTMRLPILGMVLVLGGLELIMVSFTVSLSRRSG
- a CDS encoding glycosyltransferase family 2 protein codes for the protein MTSPVTTVVVITHRAAEFIADALRGLQAQTVAHHLVIIDNDSTDGTADVLADLAPPGSVHRMTENLGFAGGVAAAIPLVTTRFMALLNDDAVPDPDWLEQLLLAAEDDDRAAAWTCLMVLADDPAAVNNLGTELNDAWYGVDVAAGEPVASVPDRIGDVFGFCGGAALLRTDAVRAVGGFPAEFFLYYEDLDTSWRLRRAGWAIRSVPRSRVVHRHAATTDRRSELFHYYNERNRLLTLARCAPLRVAAGQAARFLLTTASLAAQRLAGRPVRDVPNFQLALRRRVVIDAARMAPRQLARRRPAIGG
- the glf gene encoding UDP-galactopyranose mutase — translated: MDLLVVGAGLFGLTVAQRCASELGLRVTVIDSRPHPGGNAWSTRDPETGIEVHRYGSHLFHTSNDRVWTYVNRFTGFTDYRHRVYTVHRGEVFPMPINLGTINQFFRSAYGPDQARALIAAQAADEAQATGGTPDESLESRAVSLIGRPLYEAFIRGYTAKQWQTDPAHLPASVISRLPVRYNYDNRYFGDTHQGLPVDGYGAWIERMIDHPSIDLRLDTDFFADGPFGRAATRGRVPIVYTGPIDRYFDHAAGRLGWRTLDFETTIEPVGDFQGCSVMNYADADVPYTRIHEFRHLHPERQHSPDATVVAREYSRFATDSDEPYYPVNSPADRDRLLRYRALATAEPQVKFGGRLGTYRYLDMHMAIASAFTLVDTELVPKFYPGRRMIAVNRNGGTG